One Neoarius graeffei isolate fNeoGra1 chromosome 19, fNeoGra1.pri, whole genome shotgun sequence genomic region harbors:
- the wdtc1 gene encoding WD and tetratricopeptide repeats protein 1 gives MSQRNIAADLLNRQIRENRTLSFQRYYHVTDPFIKRLGLEAELQGHSGCVNCLEWNEKGDVLASGSDDQHVMVWDPLRHRKLMSMHTGHAANIFSVKFLPHSGDRILVTGAADTKVHVHDVTVKETIHMFSDHTNRVKRIATAPMWPNTFWSAAEDGVIRQYDLRESSKHSDVLIDLTEYCGQLVEAKCLAVNPRDNNYLAVGANGPFVRLYDIRMIHNHRKSLSQNAGVHTFCDKQKPIPDGAGQYYVAGHLPVKLPDYNNRLRVLVATYVTFSPDGTELLVNMGGEQVYLFDLTFKQRPYTFLLPKKCHSSSEVQNGKTTNGVSNGLHLPANCLKLTNNKKPSSELPPHLERIKQQANDAFARQQWTQAIQLYSLGIHTAGQSNAMLYGNRAAAYMKRKWDGDHYDALRDCLKALTLNPAHLKAHFRLARCLFELKYVAEALECLDDFKGKFPEQAHSSACSALDKDIKAALFSKSDSADEKKGSSSIRFHNFSRKESIPEDEIILRERSFDYKHRYCGHCNTTTDIKEANFFGSKGQYIVSGSDDGSFFIWEKETTNLVRVLQGDESIVNCLQPHPSYCFLATSGIDPVVRLWSPRPETDSENGRVVEDMEGASQANQRRMNADPLEVMLLNMGYRITGLGGGHDASDEDEDNTEGQVQCRTS, from the exons ATGAGTCAGAGGAACATCGCTGCCGACTTACTGAACAGACAAATCCgg gAGAACAGGACTCTGAGTTTTCAGAGATACTACCATGTGACTGACCCGTTTATAAAACGACTTGGCCTGGAGGCGGAGCTACAG GGTCACTCAGGGTGCGTGAACTGTCTGGAATGGAATGAGAAAGGAGA TGTGTTAGCGTCAGGTTCTGATGATCAGCATGTGATGGTATGGGATCCTCTCAGACACAGGAAATTGATGAGCATGCACACGGGTCACGCTGCTAACATCTTCTCTGTTAAG TTCCTGCCGCACTCTGGAGATCGGATCCTGGTGACCGGCGCTGCAGATACGAAGGTTCACGTCCATGATGTGACAGTGAAGGAGACGATTCACATGTTCTCCGATCACACGAACAGAGTGAAGCGCATCGCCACTGCCCCCATGTGGCCAAACACGTTCTGGAGCGCAGCCGAGGACGGTGTTATCAG acagtacgATCTGAGAGAGAGCAGTAAACATTCGGATGTGTTAATCGATCTGACGGAATACTGTGGTCAGCTGGTGGAGGCCAAATGTCTCGCTGTGAACCCGCGGGATAATAACTACCTCGCTGTGGGAGCTAACGGCCCTTTTGTACGCCTCTACGACATCCGCATGATCCACAACCACAG GAAGTCTCTGAGTCAGAATGCAGGAGTTCACACATTCTGTGATAAACAGAAGCCCATCCCTGACGGAGCGGGTCAGTACTACGTCGCAG GTCACCTCCCAGTTAAACTGCCAGATTATAATAACAGGCTGCGTGTGTTGGTGGCCACCTACGTGACCTTTAGTCCTGATGGGACGGAGCTGCTGGTCAATATGGGCGGAGAGCAG GTGTATCTCTTTGATCTGACGTTTAAACAGAGGCCATACACTTTCCTGCTGCCCAAGAAGTGCCAttcctcatcag agGTACAGAATGGGAAAACCACAAACGGAGTGTCTAACGGACTTCATCTACCTGCCAACTGTCTCAAACTCACGAATAATAAAAAACCCTCCAG tgagctgCCCCCCCACCTGGAGCGCATTAAGCAGCAGGCTAATGATGCGTTTGCTCGTCAGCAGTGGACTCAGGCCATCCAGCTGTACAGTCTGGGGATTCACACAGCGGGGCAGAGCAACGCCATGCTGTACGGGAATCGTGCCGCCGCCTACATGAAGCGCAAATg GGATGGGGATCATTACGACGCTCTGCGTGACTGTCTGAAGGCTCTGACTCTAAACCCGGCTCACCTGAAGGCTCACTTCCGTCTGGCCCGCTGTCTCTTCGAGCTGAAGTACGTGGCTGAGGCTCTCGAGTGTCTGGATGACTTTAaagggaaatttccagaacaggcTCACAGCAGCGCCTGCAGCGCCCTCGACAAAGACATCAAAGCTGCTCTGTTCTCCAAAAGCGACTCAG CGGACGAGAAGAAAGGGAGCAGCTCGATCCGCTTCCACAACTTCAGCCGTAAAGAGTCGATCCCCGAGGACGAGATCATCCTGAGAGAGCGCAGCTTCGACTACAAACACCGATACTGTGGCCACTGCAACACCACCACCGACATCAAAGAGGCCAACTTCTTCGGCAG taaaGGACAGTACATTGTGAGCGGATCAGACGACGGCTCTTTCTTTATCTGGGAGAAGGAGACCACGAACCTGGTGCGAGTGCTGCAGGGTGATGAGTCCATAGTGAACTGTCTCCAGCCACACCCCAGCTACTGTTTCCTAGCAACCAGCGGCATCGACCCTGTGGTACGGCTCTGGAGCCCCCGACCCGAG acggACAGTGAGAACGGTCGTGTGGTGGAGGATATGGAGGGAGCGTCTCAGGCTAATCAGAGGAGGATGAATGCTGATCCTCTGGAGGTGATGCTGCTCAACATGGGCTATCGCATCACGGGGCTGGGTGGCGGCCATGACGCCTCCGACGAGGATGAGGACAACACGGAGGGGCAGGTGCAGTGCCGCACCAgctag